A genomic window from Dehalococcoidia bacterium includes:
- the mutL gene encoding DNA mismatch repair endonuclease MutL produces MALITLSSEVSQRLVAGEVITGPQAVVKELVENALDAGASAIQVEIWGGGMEMVRVSDDGCGIPPAEVELAFRHFTTSKIRTLDDLHHLSTLGFRGEALACLASLAQVEMVTRARGHLGGVRVQVEEGQVVGRWPAPHPVGTTVVVRRLCPPTTPQAGEAPIREVIRAFALAHPHVRFELRAEGRRVLATSGSGDLRGVVAELFGPTLASTMATLGPDSQGDVEVSGLISRPPAARPDRQRIYVAVNGRPVRTPSLLEAVETAARPFFPKGRFPLAVVHLRLPPCLVDVNLSPTKDEVRILPQQEALGLLREAVRRALRETPLTEAVGASPLLGPWPSPRLAEGPPQWEKAPLRPLGQLLDTFLLAEGAQGLYIIDQHRAHERAIYESLLARKGQRSPLKEPIVLELKPHQAAMLRGMPALLAELGFSLEEFGRHHFLVREVPHMLENVPGRALEEAVQEALVEEEGWLERLLISLACRAAVRRGRRLRPEEVAAILEPYQRPGAPTLCPHGGPIALVIGREALARQLGLG; encoded by the coding sequence ATGGTGCGGGTCTCCGACGACGGCTGCGGCATCCCCCCCGCTGAGGTGGAGCTAGCCTTCCGCCACTTCACCACCAGCAAGATCCGCACCCTGGACGACCTTCACCATCTCTCCACCCTCGGCTTCCGTGGCGAGGCCTTGGCCTGCCTGGCTTCCCTAGCCCAGGTGGAGATGGTCACCCGCGCCCGTGGCCATCTGGGGGGCGTGCGGGTCCAGGTGGAGGAGGGGCAAGTGGTGGGACGATGGCCTGCACCCCACCCTGTGGGGACCACAGTGGTGGTGCGCCGCCTCTGCCCACCCACCACGCCCCAGGCAGGAGAGGCCCCTATTAGGGAAGTGATAAGGGCCTTCGCCCTGGCCCACCCCCACGTTCGCTTCGAGCTGAGAGCGGAGGGGCGGAGGGTATTGGCCACCTCCGGCTCCGGGGACCTGCGGGGGGTGGTAGCCGAGCTCTTCGGCCCTACGTTGGCCAGCACCATGGCCACCTTAGGGCCCGACTCCCAAGGAGATGTAGAGGTCTCGGGCCTCATATCGCGTCCCCCAGCCGCCCGTCCCGACCGTCAGCGCATCTACGTGGCCGTCAATGGCAGGCCAGTGCGCACCCCCTCCCTCCTGGAGGCGGTGGAGACCGCCGCCCGTCCCTTCTTCCCCAAGGGGCGCTTTCCCCTAGCGGTGGTCCACCTGCGCCTGCCTCCTTGCCTGGTGGACGTCAACCTGAGCCCAACCAAGGACGAAGTGCGTATCCTGCCCCAGCAGGAAGCCCTGGGCCTGCTGCGAGAGGCCGTGCGCCGGGCCCTTAGGGAGACGCCCCTGACTGAGGCGGTAGGGGCTTCCCCGCTCCTCGGGCCATGGCCATCGCCACGGCTGGCGGAGGGGCCGCCACAATGGGAAAAGGCACCCCTGCGGCCCCTGGGCCAGCTCCTGGACACCTTCCTTTTGGCCGAGGGGGCCCAGGGCCTCTACATCATCGACCAGCACCGGGCCCACGAAAGGGCCATCTACGAGAGCCTGCTGGCCAGGAAGGGCCAGCGCTCTCCCCTCAAGGAACCCATCGTGCTAGAGCTGAAGCCCCACCAGGCGGCCATGCTGCGCGGGATGCCTGCCCTCCTGGCCGAGCTAGGCTTCTCGCTGGAGGAGTTCGGACGCCACCACTTCCTGGTGCGGGAGGTGCCCCACATGCTGGAGAACGTCCCCGGCCGAGCCCTGGAGGAGGCCGTCCAGGAGGCACTGGTGGAAGAGGAGGGATGGCTGGAGAGGCTTCTTATATCCTTGGCGTGTCGGGCGGCCGTGCGTCGGGGCCGCCGTCTGCGCCCAGAGGAGGTGGCAGCCATCCTCGAACCCTATCAGCGGCCTGGGGCCCCCACATTGTGCCCCCATGGAGGCCCCATCGCTTTGGTCATCGGGAGGGAGGCGCTGGCCAGGCAGCTGGGGCTGGGCTAG
- a CDS encoding sulfite oxidase-like oxidoreductase encodes MNVREVRPGQREAYGGRLPPGQRVVTGWPVLTYGFTPRIDLARWRLHLIGAVEREVSLTWEEFMALPQTVVHSDIHCVTGWSKLDNQWEGVLVREVMALCRPRPEAKAVMVHCYGGYTTNLLLTDLLRDDVLLAHKHNGQPLSPEHGWPLRLVVPHLYFWKSAKWVRALEFLTEDRPGFWETYGYHMRGDPWREERYA; translated from the coding sequence ATGAACGTAAGGGAGGTGCGGCCTGGCCAGAGGGAGGCCTATGGTGGCCGTCTGCCTCCTGGTCAGAGGGTCGTGACGGGGTGGCCCGTCCTCACCTATGGCTTCACCCCCAGGATCGATCTGGCCCGTTGGCGCCTCCATCTCATAGGGGCGGTGGAGAGGGAGGTGTCCCTCACATGGGAGGAGTTCATGGCCCTGCCCCAGACGGTCGTCCACAGTGACATCCACTGTGTCACGGGCTGGAGCAAGCTGGACAACCAGTGGGAAGGAGTGCTGGTGAGGGAGGTGATGGCCCTCTGCCGGCCCCGCCCCGAAGCCAAAGCGGTGATGGTCCACTGCTATGGCGGTTACACCACCAACCTCCTTCTTACCGATCTCCTAAGGGACGATGTCCTCCTGGCCCACAAGCACAATGGCCAACCCCTGAGCCCCGAGCATGGCTGGCCCCTGCGCCTGGTGGTGCCCCACCTCTATTTCTGGAAGAGCGCCAAGTGGGTGCGGGCCCTGGAGTTCCTCACTGAGGACCGCCCCGGCTTCTGGGAGACCTATGGCTACCATATGCGGGGCGACCCTTGGCGCGAGGAGCGGTACGCCTAG
- the lspA gene encoding signal peptidase II — translation MGKGIGAFLGAAGAILTVDQVTKAVVRGLMEVGQYFPGPEWPLRLHYVTNTGAAFGILQGQVAFLIFTSLIGMAAIAYYFFTRPTGQPEAVALGMMLGGAAGNLVDRLRLGEVTDFLSFPHYPSFNVADASIVMALALLVAAHMLPRRPRLPGPGRMDSEEGGD, via the coding sequence ATGGGAAAGGGGATTGGCGCATTTCTCGGCGCCGCGGGGGCCATCCTGACTGTAGACCAGGTCACTAAGGCGGTGGTACGGGGCCTTATGGAGGTGGGCCAGTACTTCCCAGGACCGGAATGGCCCCTGCGCCTGCACTACGTCACCAACACGGGGGCCGCCTTTGGCATCCTGCAGGGCCAAGTGGCTTTCCTCATCTTCACCTCCCTCATCGGCATGGCGGCCATCGCCTATTACTTCTTCACGCGCCCCACGGGGCAGCCGGAGGCCGTGGCCCTGGGCATGATGCTCGGAGGGGCGGCGGGCAACCTCGTGGATCGCCTGCGCCTTGGGGAGGTGACCGACTTCCTCTCCTTCCCCCACTACCCGTCCTTCAATGTGGCCGATGCCTCCATCGTGATGGCCCTAGCCCTCCTGGTGGCCGCCCACATGCTGCCCAGAAGGCCCCGGTTGCCAGGCCCAGGGAGGATGGACAGTGAAGAGGGTGGAGATTGA